The following are encoded in a window of Lates calcarifer isolate ASB-BC8 linkage group LG20, TLL_Latcal_v3, whole genome shotgun sequence genomic DNA:
- the b3gat1b gene encoding galactosylgalactosylxylosylprotein 3-beta-glucuronosyltransferase 1 encodes MPKRRDIVAIVLIVLPWTLLITVWHQSTITPLLATRKDDRRGGRSNSRNTFAFKESCSLQNRDIVEVVRTEYVYSRPPPWSDFLPTIHVITPTYSRPVQKAELTRLANTLLHVPNLHWILVEDSQRRTSLVSHLLLETGLNYTHLNVETPRNYKVRGDTRDPRIPRGTIQRNLALRWLRETFNMNNSQPGIVYFADDDNTYSLELFEEMRSTRKVSVWPVAFVGGLRYESPKVNTLGKVYGWKTVFDPHRPFAIDMAGFAVNLRLILSKPQAYFKLRGVKGGYQESSLLKELVTLSDLEPKAANCTKVLVWHTRTEKPVLVNEGKKGFTDSNVEI; translated from the exons ATGCCGAAGAGACGAGATATTGTCGCCATTGTGTTGATCGTGTTGCCTTGGACACTGCTCATCACTGTTTGGCACCAGAGCACCATCACTCCGCTGCTTGCTACTCGAAAGG ATGACAGACGTGGGGGTCGCTCCAACTCCAGGAATACTTTTGCTTTCAAGGAGTCCTGCTCACTGCAGAACCGGGACATCGTGGAGGTGGTGCGCACTGAATATGTCTACAGTCGACCTCCGCCCTGGTCCGACTTCCTTCCCACTATCCACGTCATCACTCCCACTTACAGCCGGCCGGTGCAGAAGGCAGAGCTGACACGTCTGGCCAACACCTTGCTCCACGTGCCTAACCTGCACTGGATCCTGGTGGAGGACTCGCAGAGGAGGACCAGTCTGGTCAGCCACCTCCTCCTGGAGACAGGACTCAACTACACCCACCTCAATGTGGAGACACCTAGAAACTATAAAGTACGTGGAGACACTAGAGACCCCAGAATACCACGTGGTACCATACAGAGGAACCTGGCTCTGAGGTGGCTTCGAGAGACCTTCAACATGAATAACAGCCAGCCTGGGATTGTTTACTTTGCAGATGATGACAACACATACAGTCTGGAGCTGTTTGAGGAG ATGCGTTCTACACGGAAGGTGTCAGTGTGGCCTGTGGCTTTTGTGGGTGGCCTTCGGTACGAGTCCCCTAAAGTAAACACCTTGGGCAAGGTTTACGGCTGGAAGACTGTATTCGACCCTCACCGGCCTTTTGCCATCGACATGGCTGGGTTTGCAGTGAACCTGCGCCTCATTCTGTCTAAACCTCAGGCTTATTTCAAGTTACGTGGGGTGAAGGGAGGATATCAGGAGAGCAGTTTATTAAAGGAGCTGGTGACTCTCAGCGACTTGGAGCCTAAAGCTGCTAACTGCACTAAG GTATTAGTATGGCACACACGGACAGAGAAGCCTGTGCTGGTAAATGAGGGCAAGAAAGGATTTACAGACTCTAACGTGGAGATATGA